A stretch of Pseudomonas sp. 7SR1 DNA encodes these proteins:
- a CDS encoding Maf family protein, whose product MLPLLLASSSVYRRELLARLGLPFVCQSPDIDESQRPGEAARTLVERLAREKALALADSHPGHLIIGSDQVAVLGERILGKPHTFERAREQLLAASGTKVTFLTGLALLNSQTGACQVDCVAFSVNMRALDPERVERYLRAEQPYDCAGSFKAEGLGVSLFQSTEGPDATSLIGLPLIRLVDMLLAEGVEIP is encoded by the coding sequence ATGCTGCCCTTATTACTTGCCTCCAGCTCGGTCTATCGCCGGGAATTGCTCGCCCGCCTGGGGTTACCATTCGTCTGCCAGTCACCGGATATCGACGAAAGCCAACGCCCCGGCGAGGCTGCCCGAACACTGGTGGAACGCCTGGCGCGGGAAAAGGCCCTGGCCCTGGCCGACAGTCACCCGGGACACCTGATCATCGGCTCGGACCAGGTCGCCGTGCTCGGCGAACGCATCCTGGGCAAACCCCACACCTTCGAAAGGGCCCGCGAGCAACTGCTGGCGGCCAGCGGCACCAAGGTCACGTTTCTCACAGGCCTGGCACTGCTCAACAGCCAGACCGGCGCCTGCCAGGTCGATTGCGTGGCTTTTAGCGTCAATATGCGCGCGCTCGACCCGGAGCGAGTGGAGCGCTATCTGCGGGCCGAGCAGCCCTATGACTGCGCCGGTAGCTTCAAGGCCGAAGGGCTGGGCGTGAGCCTGTTCCAGAGCACCGAAGGCCCGGACGCCACCAGCCTGATCGGACTGCCCTTGATTCGCCTTGTGGATATGTTGCTGGCGGAGGGCGTAGAGATACCCTGA
- the sppA gene encoding signal peptide peptidase SppA has translation MTDEWKAPAKASAENGDDKSWKLLEKTLLAGVQEQRRARRWGIFFKFLVFIYLFVGLGVIIQAIDMKKSPGSASAYTAVIDVEGMIADKEAASADNIIGSLRAAFEDEKVKGVVLRINSPGGSPVQSGYVYDEIVRLRAAHPDTKVYAVIADLGASGAYYIASAADQIYADKASLVGSIGVTAAGYGFVETLDKLGIERRVYTAGEHKSFLDPFQPQKPEEIAFWQGVLDTTHKQFIASVKKGRGDRLKDKDHPELFSGLVWSGEQALSLGLIDGLGSASSVARDVIGEKELVDFTVEESPLDRFSKKLGASIAERLAMWMGFQGPVLR, from the coding sequence ATGACCGATGAATGGAAAGCACCGGCCAAGGCAAGCGCTGAAAACGGTGACGATAAAAGCTGGAAGTTGCTGGAAAAAACCCTCCTGGCGGGGGTGCAAGAACAGCGTCGCGCTCGCCGCTGGGGAATTTTCTTCAAGTTCCTGGTCTTCATTTATCTTTTCGTCGGGCTGGGTGTCATCATCCAGGCGATCGATATGAAGAAGAGTCCCGGCAGTGCTTCGGCCTATACGGCGGTGATCGACGTCGAGGGCATGATCGCCGACAAGGAGGCGGCCAGCGCGGACAACATCATTGGCAGTCTGCGGGCTGCGTTCGAGGATGAGAAGGTCAAGGGGGTGGTGCTGCGTATCAACAGTCCGGGCGGCAGTCCGGTGCAGTCCGGCTACGTCTATGACGAGATCGTTCGCTTGCGCGCTGCGCATCCGGACACCAAGGTCTATGCGGTGATCGCCGACCTCGGCGCTTCCGGTGCCTATTATATCGCCAGTGCGGCGGATCAGATCTATGCCGACAAGGCCAGCCTGGTGGGGTCCATCGGTGTCACCGCTGCCGGTTATGGCTTTGTCGAGACCCTCGACAAGCTCGGTATCGAGCGCCGGGTCTACACCGCCGGTGAGCATAAGTCGTTCCTCGACCCCTTCCAGCCGCAGAAGCCGGAAGAGATCGCTTTCTGGCAGGGCGTGCTCGATACGACCCATAAGCAGTTCATCGCCAGCGTCAAGAAAGGTCGGGGCGATCGGCTCAAGGACAAGGATCATCCGGAGCTGTTTTCCGGCCTGGTATGGTCTGGAGAGCAGGCGTTGTCGCTGGGCTTGATCGACGGCCTGGGCAGTGCCAGTTCGGTGGCGCGGGATGTGATCGGCGAGAAGGAGCTGGTGGACTTCACTGTCGAAGAATCGCCGCTCGACCGTTTCTCGAAGAAGCTGGGGGCGAGCATCGCCGAGCGCCTGGCAATGTGGATGGGGTTCCAGGGGCCGGTATTGCGCTGA
- a CDS encoding YceD family protein: protein MLNDPIPPHVDPRKLADRGTTLQGELPLADLKRLCDPLSDDIGTVQAKFVFERDERKSVVIHSFIDTEVKMVCQRCLELVTLPIHSECSYAVVKEGANTQSLPKGYDVLELGEDPLDLQSLIEDELLLALPIVPAHHPEECQQPAGADEPEPSEDEVTRSNPFSVLAQLKRDPNV, encoded by the coding sequence ATGTTGAATGACCCGATTCCACCTCACGTTGACCCGCGCAAATTGGCTGATCGTGGCACCACCCTTCAAGGTGAACTGCCGCTGGCCGATTTGAAGAGACTCTGCGACCCGCTTTCCGACGATATCGGGACGGTCCAGGCCAAATTCGTTTTTGAACGAGATGAACGTAAATCTGTGGTTATCCACAGCTTTATCGACACTGAAGTCAAAATGGTTTGCCAGCGTTGTCTTGAGCTGGTCACCCTGCCGATCCACAGCGAATGCAGTTACGCCGTGGTGAAGGAGGGTGCGAATACCCAGTCGTTGCCGAAAGGCTATGACGTGCTGGAACTGGGCGAAGATCCATTGGATCTGCAGTCACTGATCGAGGATGAGCTCCTGCTCGCCTTGCCCATTGTGCCTGCTCATCATCCGGAAGAATGCCAGCAGCCGGCGGGAGCAGATGAGCCCGAGCCGAGCGAGGACGAGGTAACGCGGTCCAACCCGTTCAGTGTTTTGGCGCAGTTAAAGCGTGACCCAAACGTTTAG
- the rne gene encoding ribonuclease E — translation MKRMLINATQPEELRVALVDGQRLYDLDIESGAREQKKANIYKGRITRIEPSLEAAFVDFGSERHGFLPLKEISREYFKKAPEGRVNIKDVLSEGQEVIVQVEKEERGNKGAALTTFISLAGRYLVLMPNNPRAGGISRRIEGEERNELREALNGLVAPADMGLIVRTAGLGRSSEEMQWDLDYLLQLWTAIKEASLDRSAPFLIYQESNVIIRAIRDYLRQDIGEVLIDSVEAQDEALTFIRQVMPQYASKIKLYEDSVPLFNRFQIESQIETAFQRVVELPSGGSIVIDPTEALVSIDINSARATKGSDIEETALQTNLEAAEEIARQLRLRDIGGLIVIDFIDMTPAKNQRAVEEKVRECLEADRARVQVGRISRFGLLEMSRQRLRPSLGESSGIVCPRCNGTGIIRDVESLSLAILRLIEEEALKDRTAEVRAQVPIPVAAFLLNEKRNSITKIELRTRARIVILPNDHLETPHFEVQRLRDDSPEAHTNQSSYEIAAAAAEVEDVQPAAATRTLVRQEAAVKTAPARANAPVPTEVATAAPAPAAAPEPSLFKGLVKSLVSLFATKEEPAAPVVTAKPATERPARNEERRNGRQQTRNRNGRRDEERKPREERAPREERAPREERQPREAREDAPAVAREERTPRPPREERQPRAPREDRKPRGEREERVRELREPLDAAPAVAATAEERPARQPREERAPRPPREERQPRAEQAAAAASEDEVLNTEEQLQEDGQDAAEGDRPRRRSRGQRRRSNRRERQRDANGNVIEGSEESATTEAPSAADLAAGLAVTAAVASSTISAPAEAQANEQAERATAAVEQAQVEAPVVEANTAVQVTASPEVEVAPVSEAQPAAETVAEPAPVVEQPVIAEAEPVVETPAEEKAPEPLVREEQTAFNWHSEPAAPAAVDEPAPAPEPAPEAEPVKTVEPTPVVEAPVAAAVQAPVEAPAPVSALTPNGRAPNDPREVRRRKREAERLQKEAELAAAQAPVAEPAPVVEAVEAAPAPTAEAAAEPAPAEPVESVPASDESQPQHTAEAEEVAPRHPQALEKEHEPKPHA, via the coding sequence ATGAAAAGAATGCTGATTAACGCAACTCAACCCGAAGAGTTGCGTGTTGCACTGGTAGACGGCCAGCGCCTCTACGACCTGGATATCGAATCCGGTGCACGCGAGCAGAAGAAGGCCAACATCTACAAAGGCCGGATCACTCGCATCGAACCAAGCCTGGAGGCTGCCTTTGTCGATTTCGGCTCTGAGCGCCATGGCTTCCTGCCCCTCAAAGAAATCTCCCGCGAATACTTCAAGAAGGCCCCCGAAGGCCGCGTCAATATCAAGGACGTCCTGAGCGAAGGCCAGGAAGTCATCGTCCAGGTCGAAAAAGAAGAGCGTGGCAACAAGGGCGCCGCCCTGACCACCTTCATCAGCCTGGCCGGCCGTTACCTGGTCCTGATGCCCAACAACCCGCGTGCCGGTGGCATCTCCCGCCGCATCGAAGGCGAAGAGCGCAACGAACTGCGTGAAGCCCTCAACGGCCTGGTGGCTCCTGCCGACATGGGCCTGATCGTGCGCACGGCCGGCCTGGGCCGCAGCAGCGAAGAAATGCAGTGGGACCTCGACTACCTGCTGCAGCTGTGGACCGCCATCAAGGAAGCGTCCCTGGATCGCTCCGCGCCGTTCCTGATCTACCAGGAAAGCAACGTCATCATCCGCGCCATCCGCGACTACCTGCGCCAGGACATCGGCGAAGTGCTGATCGACAGCGTCGAAGCCCAGGACGAAGCCCTGACCTTCATTCGCCAGGTGATGCCGCAGTACGCCAGCAAGATCAAGCTCTACGAAGACAGCGTCCCACTGTTCAACCGCTTCCAGATCGAAAGCCAGATCGAAACCGCCTTCCAGCGCGTCGTCGAACTGCCTTCCGGCGGCTCCATCGTCATCGATCCCACCGAAGCCCTGGTGTCCATCGACATCAACTCGGCTCGCGCCACCAAAGGCAGCGACATCGAAGAAACCGCCCTGCAGACCAACCTGGAAGCGGCCGAGGAAATCGCCCGCCAGCTGCGCCTGCGCGACATCGGCGGCCTGATCGTCATCGACTTCATCGACATGACCCCGGCCAAGAACCAGCGCGCCGTGGAAGAAAAGGTCCGTGAATGCCTGGAAGCCGACCGCGCCCGCGTACAGGTTGGCCGCATCTCGCGCTTCGGCTTGCTGGAAATGTCCCGTCAGCGCCTGCGTCCATCCCTGGGCGAGAGCAGTGGCATCGTCTGCCCACGCTGCAACGGCACCGGCATCATCCGTGACGTCGAGTCGCTGTCCCTGGCGATCCTGCGCCTGATCGAAGAAGAAGCCCTGAAAGACCGCACCGCCGAAGTCCGCGCCCAGGTGCCGATCCCGGTGGCCGCGTTCCTGCTCAACGAAAAACGCAACTCGATCACCAAGATCGAACTGCGCACCCGTGCCCGCATCGTCATCCTGCCGAACGACCACCTCGAGACGCCGCATTTCGAAGTGCAGCGCCTGCGCGACGATAGCCCGGAAGCCCACACCAACCAGTCCAGCTACGAGATCGCTGCCGCCGCAGCCGAAGTGGAAGACGTCCAGCCGGCTGCCGCCACCCGCACCCTGGTTCGCCAGGAAGCCGCCGTCAAGACCGCGCCGGCCCGCGCCAACGCGCCGGTTCCGACCGAAGTTGCCACTGCCGCACCTGCACCGGCCGCCGCGCCTGAACCTAGCCTGTTCAAGGGCCTGGTGAAGTCCCTGGTCAGCCTGTTCGCCACCAAGGAAGAACCGGCCGCGCCCGTGGTCACCGCCAAGCCTGCCACCGAGCGTCCGGCCCGCAACGAAGAGCGTCGCAACGGTCGCCAGCAGACCCGCAACCGCAACGGCCGCCGCGACGAAGAGCGCAAGCCACGCGAAGAACGGGCCCCGCGTGAAGAACGCGCACCGCGTGAAGAACGCCAGCCGCGCGAAGCCCGCGAGGATGCACCGGCCGTAGCCCGCGAAGAACGCACGCCGCGTCCACCACGTGAAGAGCGTCAACCGCGCGCCCCGCGTGAAGACCGCAAGCCACGTGGCGAGCGTGAAGAACGTGTTCGCGAACTACGCGAGCCGCTGGACGCCGCCCCTGCCGTTGCCGCCACCGCTGAAGAGCGTCCGGCTCGCCAGCCTCGCGAAGAGCGTGCTCCACGTCCACCGCGTGAAGAGCGTCAGCCTCGGGCCGAACAGGCTGCCGCCGCAGCCAGCGAAGACGAAGTGCTGAACACCGAGGAACAATTGCAGGAAGACGGCCAGGACGCCGCCGAAGGCGATCGTCCACGTCGCCGTTCCCGCGGCCAGCGTCGTCGCAGCAACCGCCGCGAGCGCCAACGCGACGCCAACGGGAACGTGATCGAGGGCTCGGAAGAGTCCGCCACTACCGAAGCGCCAAGCGCTGCGGACCTGGCCGCCGGCCTGGCCGTCACCGCGGCAGTTGCCAGCAGCACCATCAGTGCCCCGGCCGAAGCCCAGGCCAACGAGCAGGCCGAACGCGCCACCGCCGCGGTGGAACAAGCACAGGTCGAAGCTCCGGTGGTCGAAGCCAATACGGCAGTGCAAGTCACCGCTTCGCCGGAAGTGGAAGTCGCGCCGGTCAGTGAAGCCCAGCCTGCCGCCGAAACCGTCGCCGAACCTGCGCCGGTCGTCGAGCAACCGGTGATTGCTGAAGCCGAACCTGTCGTCGAAACACCAGCAGAGGAAAAAGCACCGGAGCCGCTGGTACGCGAGGAACAGACCGCGTTCAACTGGCATTCGGAGCCTGCCGCACCGGCTGCGGTCGACGAGCCAGCGCCAGCGCCTGAGCCAGCCCCCGAGGCTGAACCTGTGAAGACGGTCGAGCCGACTCCGGTGGTCGAAGCCCCTGTAGCGGCTGCGGTACAGGCGCCAGTCGAAGCACCTGCCCCTGTGAGCGCCTTGACTCCGAACGGTCGCGCACCGAACGACCCACGTGAAGTGCGTCGTCGCAAGCGCGAAGCCGAACGCCTGCAGAAGGAAGCTGAACTGGCTGCCGCTCAGGCACCTGTCGCCGAACCGGCTCCGGTGGTGGAAGCCGTCGAGGCAGCCCCTGCCCCAACCGCTGAGGCCGCTGCCGAACCTGCTCCGGCTGAACCGGTTGAATCGGTGCCGGCAAGCGATGAATCCCAGCCTCAGCACACCGCTGAAGCCGAGGAAGTCGCCCCGCGTCACCCCCAGGCCCTGGAAAAAGAGCACGAGCCAAAACCTCACGCCTGA
- a CDS encoding xanthine dehydrogenase family protein molybdopterin-binding subunit: MSRLPDDFVLSNLSRRGFLKGASATGVLVLAASWGLPDAFAEEKKFGAEGMPHGAVDDPKVYVSIAADGSVTVICNRSEMGQGVRTSLTMVVADELEADWARVKVQQAPADEVRFGNQDTDGSRSMRHWYEPMRRCGAAARTMLEQAAAAQWKVPVGECHARLHSVVHQPSGRELGYGALAAAASALPVPARDSLRLKQPSEFRYIGKEGSRAIDGADIVNGRAVFGADVHFDGMLYAVVARPPVYGGKVKSVDSSAALKVPGVVKVLQIEPRPLPSEFQPLGGVAVVAKNTWAAMKGREALKIEWDDGPNAGYESVAYRKELEAAALKPGKVVRNAGDVDDALAKADSTLEATYYLPHLSQSPMEPMVATARFKDGQCEAWAPSQAPQVTRERIAERLGIPFEKVTVNITLLGGGFGRKSKPDFVLEAALLAKEFPGQAIRVQWTREDDIHHSYFHTVSAEYLKAGLNRDGLPSSWLHRTVAPSITALFAPGMTHEAPFELGMGVTNMAYAIANLRLENPEATAHTRVGWYRSVSNIPHGFAIQSFIDELAHKAGQDPLDYHLKLLGPDRKIDPRTLNEEWNYGESPDRYPIDTARIRTVLQTAAKAAGWGQQLPKGRGLGLAVHYSFVTYVAAAIEVEVKDDGTVIVHKADIAVDCGPQINPERIRSQFEGACVMGLGNAMVGEISFKDGKVQQDNFHMYEVARMSLAPKKVAVHLVTPPGEVPLGGVGEPGVPPIAPALCNAIFAATGKRIRDLPVRYQLQGWQQAKA; encoded by the coding sequence CCGCCGATGGCAGTGTGACGGTGATCTGCAACCGCTCGGAAATGGGCCAGGGCGTGCGCACCAGCCTGACCATGGTCGTGGCCGATGAGCTGGAGGCCGATTGGGCTCGGGTGAAGGTGCAGCAGGCTCCGGCCGATGAAGTGCGCTTTGGCAACCAGGATACGGACGGCTCGCGCAGCATGCGTCACTGGTATGAGCCGATGCGTCGTTGCGGTGCGGCCGCCAGGACCATGCTGGAGCAGGCTGCTGCGGCGCAGTGGAAGGTTCCGGTGGGCGAGTGTCATGCCCGCCTGCACAGCGTGGTCCACCAGCCTTCCGGTCGAGAGCTGGGTTATGGCGCGTTGGCCGCCGCTGCCAGTGCCTTGCCGGTGCCGGCGCGCGATAGCCTGCGTCTCAAGCAGCCTTCGGAGTTTCGCTACATTGGCAAGGAGGGGAGCCGGGCCATCGACGGCGCGGACATCGTCAACGGTCGTGCCGTATTCGGCGCCGACGTGCATTTCGACGGCATGCTCTACGCCGTGGTAGCCCGCCCGCCGGTCTATGGCGGCAAGGTCAAGTCCGTGGACAGCAGCGCGGCGCTGAAGGTCCCCGGGGTGGTCAAGGTGCTGCAGATCGAGCCTCGTCCCCTGCCTTCGGAATTCCAGCCCCTGGGCGGCGTGGCGGTGGTGGCGAAAAATACCTGGGCGGCCATGAAGGGGCGCGAGGCGCTGAAAATCGAGTGGGACGATGGCCCGAACGCGGGCTATGAGTCCGTCGCCTACCGCAAGGAGCTCGAAGCCGCAGCCCTCAAGCCTGGAAAAGTCGTGCGCAATGCCGGTGATGTCGACGATGCGCTGGCCAAGGCCGACTCGACCCTGGAAGCGACCTATTACTTGCCACACCTGTCCCAGTCGCCCATGGAGCCCATGGTCGCCACCGCGCGCTTCAAGGATGGCCAGTGCGAAGCCTGGGCCCCGAGCCAGGCGCCGCAGGTCACGCGTGAGCGCATCGCTGAACGGCTGGGCATTCCTTTCGAAAAGGTCACGGTGAATATCACCTTGCTGGGGGGCGGCTTCGGGCGAAAATCCAAGCCTGACTTCGTCCTTGAGGCGGCGCTGCTGGCCAAGGAGTTCCCAGGGCAGGCGATCCGGGTGCAGTGGACCCGCGAGGATGACATCCATCACTCCTATTTCCATACCGTATCGGCCGAATACCTGAAGGCCGGCCTGAATCGGGACGGCCTGCCTTCCAGCTGGTTGCATCGCACCGTCGCGCCCAGTATCACCGCGCTGTTCGCCCCGGGAATGACTCACGAAGCCCCCTTCGAGCTGGGCATGGGCGTTACCAACATGGCCTATGCCATTGCCAACCTGCGCCTGGAGAACCCCGAGGCGACGGCTCATACCCGGGTGGGCTGGTACCGCTCGGTGTCGAATATTCCCCACGGTTTCGCGATCCAGAGTTTCATCGACGAACTGGCCCACAAGGCCGGTCAGGATCCGCTGGACTACCACCTCAAGTTGCTTGGCCCGGACCGCAAGATCGATCCGCGCACCTTGAACGAGGAGTGGAACTACGGCGAATCCCCCGACCGCTATCCCATCGATACGGCACGGATCCGCACCGTGCTGCAAACGGCTGCCAAGGCGGCGGGTTGGGGGCAGCAACTGCCCAAGGGGCGCGGCCTGGGGCTGGCGGTGCACTACAGCTTCGTCACCTACGTGGCGGCGGCGATCGAAGTAGAGGTCAAGGACGATGGCACGGTGATCGTGCACAAGGCTGATATCGCGGTGGACTGCGGCCCGCAGATCAACCCGGAGCGCATCCGTTCCCAATTCGAAGGTGCCTGTGTCATGGGCCTGGGCAACGCGATGGTGGGGGAGATCAGCTTCAAGGATGGCAAGGTGCAGCAGGACAACTTCCACATGTACGAAGTGGCGCGCATGTCCCTGGCGCCCAAGAAAGTGGCCGTGCATCTGGTGACGCCGCCGGGCGAGGTTCCGTTGGGAGGGGTCGGGGAGCCGGGAGTGCCGCCGATTGCCCCGGCGCTGTGCAACGCGATTTTCGCCGCCACCGGCAAGCGCATCCGTGATCTGCCTGTGCGCTATCAGCTGCAAGGCTGGCAGCAGGCCAAGGCCTGA
- the rluC gene encoding 23S rRNA pseudouridine(955/2504/2580) synthase RluC, whose product MTTTAPSTPGVQLLEVSPEYAGQRIDNFLLARLKGVPKTLIYRILRKGEVRVNKGRIKPEYKLQAGDIVRVPPVRVPERDEPVPVAQGLLQRLEASIVYEDKALIVINKPAGIAVHGGSGLDFGVIEAFRQLRPDAKELELVHRLDRDTSGLLMIAKKRSMLRHLHEQLRGDGVDKRYMALVRGHWATSIKQVRAPLLKSNLRSGERMVEVNDEGKEALTVFKVLRRFGEFATLIEAKPITGRTHQIRVHTLHAGHCIAGDPKYGDDDFSREIRDLGGKRLFLHAYMLTVPLPDGGELKLQAPVDDMWARTVERLSAS is encoded by the coding sequence ATGACGACTACTGCCCCTTCGACCCCTGGCGTTCAACTGCTCGAGGTCTCGCCGGAATATGCCGGCCAACGAATCGATAATTTCCTGCTAGCCCGGCTCAAGGGTGTGCCCAAGACCTTGATTTATCGCATTTTGCGCAAGGGCGAAGTGCGGGTGAACAAGGGCCGGATCAAGCCTGAGTACAAGCTCCAGGCGGGCGATATCGTGCGTGTGCCGCCGGTTCGCGTGCCTGAGCGCGACGAACCGGTGCCCGTCGCCCAGGGACTGCTGCAGCGCCTGGAGGCTTCGATTGTCTACGAAGACAAGGCGCTGATTGTGATCAACAAACCCGCGGGCATCGCAGTTCACGGCGGCAGCGGCCTGGATTTCGGCGTGATCGAAGCCTTTCGTCAGTTGCGTCCCGACGCCAAGGAGCTGGAACTGGTCCATCGCCTGGACCGGGACACTTCCGGCCTACTGATGATCGCCAAGAAACGCAGCATGCTGCGTCATTTGCACGAACAGTTGCGGGGCGATGGTGTCGACAAGCGCTACATGGCCCTGGTCCGCGGCCATTGGGCGACGTCCATCAAGCAGGTCCGCGCACCGTTGCTCAAGAGCAACCTGCGTTCCGGCGAGCGCATGGTCGAGGTCAACGACGAAGGCAAGGAAGCGCTGACCGTATTCAAGGTCCTGCGCCGTTTCGGCGAGTTCGCCACCCTGATCGAAGCCAAGCCGATCACGGGGCGCACCCACCAGATTCGTGTCCATACCCTGCACGCCGGGCACTGCATTGCCGGTGACCCCAAATACGGGGACGACGACTTCAGTCGGGAGATACGCGATCTTGGCGGAAAGCGATTGTTTCTCCATGCTTATATGCTCACGGTGCCGCTGCCCGATGGGGGTGAGCTGAAACTGCAGGCCCCCGTGGATGACATGTGGGCCCGAACCGTGGAGCGGTTGAGTGCATCCTGA
- a CDS encoding nucleotidyltransferase family protein: MTESIGAIIVAAGAGSRFRQVAGPDKDKLLADCAGRDGAVRSVIEQVLVNLPVSLAKRILVTREDRPQAIRMAQAYGCDFIELQSPGLGDSIAAGVQASPDMDGWLIVLADMPFILPSSIERVMANICEDGICVPVFAGEYGHPVGFGRGLGAKLMALTGDRGARVLFAEAEVVEVAVDDPGVLWDVDVPEALVFKQ; encoded by the coding sequence ATGACTGAATCCATTGGGGCGATTATCGTCGCGGCCGGGGCGGGGAGCCGGTTCCGTCAGGTCGCGGGTCCCGACAAGGACAAATTGCTGGCCGATTGCGCCGGGCGTGACGGTGCTGTGCGTTCGGTGATCGAGCAGGTCCTGGTGAATCTGCCGGTTTCCCTGGCAAAGCGCATCCTGGTGACTCGCGAAGATCGTCCCCAGGCCATTCGCATGGCCCAGGCCTATGGGTGCGATTTCATCGAGCTGCAGTCCCCGGGGCTGGGGGATAGCATCGCGGCCGGCGTGCAGGCCTCGCCCGATATGGATGGCTGGCTGATCGTGCTGGCAGACATGCCGTTCATCCTGCCATCAAGCATCGAGCGGGTGATGGCGAATATCTGCGAAGACGGCATCTGCGTTCCGGTCTTTGCGGGTGAGTATGGGCATCCGGTGGGATTCGGTCGTGGTCTGGGGGCGAAATTGATGGCCTTGACCGGCGATCGTGGTGCCAGGGTGTTGTTCGCCGAGGCGGAAGTGGTCGAGGTGGCGGTCGATGACCCCGGTGTGCTGTGGGACGTGGATGTGCCTGAGGCTCTGGTCTTCAAGCAATAG
- a CDS encoding HAD-IA family hydrolase: MHPEYKLLIFDWDGTLADSIGRIVESMHAASDRTGFARRDDLAVKGIIGLGLPEAIRSLYPEIGDQELVVFRQHYADHYIALEAEPSPLFDGVLDTLQAFRAEGYHLAVATGKARRGLDRVLKAHGWEGYFDVTRAADETASKPHPLMLEQILAHCEVRAEQALMVGDSSFDLQMARNAGMGSVAVSYGAQTIEALRAFEPRLTIDRFTELHAWLSRPTD, from the coding sequence GTGCATCCTGAATACAAGCTGCTGATATTCGATTGGGACGGCACTCTGGCCGATTCCATCGGTCGGATCGTGGAGTCGATGCATGCCGCATCGGATCGTACGGGTTTTGCCAGGCGTGACGACCTTGCAGTCAAAGGCATTATCGGTCTCGGCTTGCCCGAGGCGATTCGCAGCCTGTATCCGGAGATCGGCGACCAGGAGTTGGTGGTGTTTCGTCAGCACTACGCCGACCATTACATCGCGCTGGAGGCCGAGCCTTCGCCGTTGTTCGATGGCGTCCTGGATACCCTCCAGGCGTTTCGGGCGGAGGGTTACCACCTGGCCGTTGCCACTGGAAAGGCTCGTCGGGGATTGGATCGCGTGCTGAAGGCTCATGGCTGGGAGGGCTATTTCGATGTCACTCGTGCTGCCGATGAAACCGCCAGCAAGCCCCATCCCTTGATGCTCGAGCAGATCCTGGCGCACTGCGAGGTGCGTGCGGAGCAGGCGCTGATGGTGGGGGATTCGTCCTTCGACCTGCAGATGGCGCGCAATGCCGGCATGGGCTCGGTGGCTGTCAGCTACGGTGCGCAGACCATCGAGGCGCTGCGGGCATTCGAACCGCGATTGACGATTGACCGTTTTACTGAATTACACGCCTGGCTGAGCCGGCCTACCGATTAG
- a CDS encoding XdhC family protein, with protein MDSVDLNVLRSVLQWRRAGQRVVLFTVVQTWGTAPRPPGAMLALREDGVVIGSVSGGCVEDDLIARLHDGRIPAQGPPVQLITYGVTREEAARFGLPCGGTLRLTEERVGDPQWVAELLERCDAHEIVARELVIATGAVTLVPASKHDALVFDGQTLRAIYGPRWRLLLIGAGQLSRYVAQMARLLDFEVLICDPRKEFVYGWEEQQGRFVSGMPDEAVLSIQTDERTAIVALTHDPRLDDMALLTALDSKAFYVGALGSRVNSQKRRDNLAQLGLSAQAIERLHGPIGLHIGSHTPAEIALSLLAEIVAIKNGVELRQKKPL; from the coding sequence ATGGACAGTGTCGACCTGAACGTCCTGCGCAGCGTGCTTCAATGGCGCCGTGCGGGGCAGCGCGTGGTGCTGTTCACCGTGGTCCAGACCTGGGGCACCGCGCCAAGGCCACCCGGGGCGATGCTGGCCCTGCGCGAAGACGGCGTGGTGATCGGCTCGGTGTCGGGCGGCTGTGTGGAGGACGACCTGATCGCCCGGCTGCATGATGGTCGTATCCCGGCGCAAGGTCCGCCGGTGCAACTCATCACCTATGGCGTCACCCGCGAGGAGGCCGCGCGTTTCGGCCTGCCGTGCGGTGGCACCCTGCGCCTGACCGAAGAGCGGGTCGGCGATCCGCAATGGGTCGCTGAACTGCTGGAGCGTTGCGACGCCCACGAGATTGTCGCCCGGGAGCTGGTGATCGCCACTGGTGCCGTGACGCTGGTACCTGCCAGTAAACACGACGCGCTGGTTTTCGATGGCCAGACGCTGCGAGCCATTTATGGCCCACGCTGGCGGCTGCTGCTGATCGGTGCCGGACAACTGTCGCGTTATGTGGCACAGATGGCTCGGTTGCTGGACTTCGAAGTGCTGATCTGCGATCCGCGCAAGGAGTTTGTCTATGGTTGGGAAGAGCAGCAGGGGCGCTTCGTCTCCGGAATGCCCGACGAAGCGGTGTTGAGCATCCAGACCGATGAGCGCACGGCCATCGTCGCCCTGACCCACGACCCACGGCTGGATGACATGGCGCTGCTGACCGCCCTGGATTCCAAGGCATTCTATGTCGGGGCCCTGGGGTCGCGGGTCAACAGTCAGAAGCGCCGGGACAACCTGGCTCAGCTAGGCTTGTCGGCACAGGCCATCGAGCGGCTGCATGGGCCGATCGGGCTGCACATCGGCAGCCATACCCCGGCGGAGATCGCCTTGTCGCTGCTGGCTGAAATCGTGGCCATCAAGAATGGCGTCGAGCTTCGGCAGAAGAAGCCGTTGTAA